From a single Anomaloglossus baeobatrachus isolate aAnoBae1 chromosome 8, aAnoBae1.hap1, whole genome shotgun sequence genomic region:
- the LOC142249229 gene encoding uncharacterized protein LOC142249229, which translates to MIRRCSSYHTTRDLLLLPHHQGSAAPSTPPGICCSFHTTRDLLSPTLLPHHHGSAVTAALPHHQGSAAPSTPPGICCSFHTTRDLLPPPVLPHHQESATAGPSTPPGIGHHRSFHTTRNRPPPILPHHQESATTDPSTPPGICHHRSFHTTRNLPPPPVLSHHQESATTNPSTPPGICRHRSFHTTRNLPPPPILPFQGSTTTGISTPPGICHHRSFHTTRNLPPLVLPHHQESATTAAPSTPPGICHHRSFHTTRDLPPPVLPHHQESATAGPSTPPGIGHHRSFHTTRNLPPPILPHHQESATTGLSIPPGICRHHRSFHPTRNLPPPILPHHQESAATGVFPHYQESAATTDPSTSPGICHH; encoded by the coding sequence ATGATCAGAAGATGCAGCTCCTACCACACCACCAGGGATCTGCTGCTCCTTCCACACCACCAGGGATCTGCTGCTCCTTCCACACCACCAGGGATCTGCTGCTCCTTCCACACCACCAGGGATCTGCTGTCACCGACGCTCCTACCACACCACCATGGATCTGCTGTCACCGCCGCTCTTCCACACCACCAGGGATCTGCTGCTCCTTCCACACCACCAGGGATCTGCTGCTCCTTCCACACAACCAGGGATCTGCTGCCACCACCGGTCCTTCCACACCACCAGGAATCTGCCACCGCCGGTCCTTCCACACCACCAGGAATCGGCCACCACCGATCCTTCCACACCACCAGGAATCGGCCACCACCGATCCTTCCACACCACCAGGAATCTGCCACCACCGATCCTTCCACACCACCAGGAATCTGCCACCACCGGTCTTTCCATACCACCAGGAATCTGCCGCCACCACCGGTCCTTTCACACCACCAGGAATCTGCCACCACCAATCCTTCCACACCACCAGGAATCTGCCGCCACCGGTCTTTCCACACCACCAGGAATCTGCCGCCACCACCGATCCTTCCATTCCAGGGATCTACCACCACCGGTATTTCCACACCACCAGGAATCTGCCACCACCGGTCCTTCCACACCACCAGGAATCTGCCACCACTGGTCCTTCCACACCACCAGGAATCTGCCACCACCGCTGCTCCTTCCACACCACCAGGGATCTGCCACCACCGGTCCTTTCACACCACCAGGGATCTACCACCACCGGTCCTTCCACACCACCAGGAATCTGCCACCGCCGGTCCTTCCACACCACCAGGAATCGGCCACCACCGATCCTTCCACACCACCAGGAATCTGCCACCACCGATCCTTCCACACCACCAGGAATCTGCCACCACCGGTCTTTCCATACCACCAGGAATCTGCCGCCACCACCGGTCCTTTCACCCCACCAGGAATCTGCCACCACCGATCCTTCCACACCACCAGGAATCTGCCGCCACCGGTGTCTTTCCACACTACCAGGAATCTGCCGCCACCACCGATCCTTCCACATCACCAGGAATCTGCCACCACTGA